One Moorella sp. E308F genomic region harbors:
- a CDS encoding RelA/SpoT family protein: MDLKELERQVKSYQPGADLKLLDDAYQFAAAAHQGQKRRSGEDFITHPLNVAAILAELQLDVVTIAAALLHDVVEDTPISLDTIREIFGDEVALLVDGVTKLSRLEYKTKEEQQAETLRKMFLAMAQDIRVILIKLADRLHNMRTLKHHPPEKQQEIARETLEIFAPLAHRLGIFRLKWELEDQSLRYLEPERYYELVNSINMKRREREEYIQQVVKILGEKLAEGGIKADIQGRPKHFYSIYNKMMKQGKELSEIYDLIAVRVIVDSVKDCYAVLGLVHALWKPIPGRFKDYIAMPKPNMYQSLHTTVIGPNGDPFEIQIRTWEMHRTAEYGIAAHWRYKEDGGNSDPDFEKKLTWLRQLLDWQREMRDPREFMESLKIDLFSDRVYVFTPKGDVVELPAGSVPIDFAYRVHTDVGHRCTGARVNGRIVPLDYKLKTGDIVEVLTTKGSRPSRDWLHIVKTSQAKNRIRQWFRKEEREKNLARGREMLEKECQKQGLDPEEILKPALLQEAARKFNVATNEDLYVMVGDGVIPPSQVLGRLKGEEEVPPPAEVAKTAVKPWSGYGKPSHGIRIKGLDNLDIRLAHCCNPLPGDAILGYITRGRGISVHRIDCPNINHHRETEKERIIEVAWGDTSDATYQVHIEALALDRPNLAMDIMAAVADTKTIINSVHARATRNDQALVDLKIEIRSLEHLNYIMDKIRRIRDVMEVKRVIPG; the protein is encoded by the coding sequence GTGGACCTGAAGGAACTGGAGCGACAGGTTAAAAGTTACCAGCCGGGAGCGGACCTGAAACTCCTGGATGACGCCTATCAGTTTGCTGCTGCCGCCCACCAGGGACAGAAACGGCGCTCCGGGGAAGATTTTATTACTCACCCCTTAAATGTAGCTGCTATCCTGGCGGAATTGCAGCTGGACGTGGTGACCATAGCAGCGGCCCTCCTCCATGATGTGGTGGAAGATACACCCATCAGTCTGGATACTATCAGGGAAATTTTTGGCGATGAAGTGGCCCTTCTGGTCGACGGCGTCACAAAGCTCAGCCGCCTGGAATACAAGACCAAGGAAGAACAGCAGGCGGAAACTTTACGCAAGATGTTCCTGGCTATGGCCCAGGATATCCGGGTCATCCTGATTAAACTGGCCGACCGCCTGCATAACATGCGCACCTTGAAGCACCACCCGCCGGAAAAGCAGCAGGAGATCGCCCGGGAGACCCTGGAAATCTTCGCGCCCCTGGCCCACCGCCTGGGTATTTTTCGCCTGAAGTGGGAGCTGGAAGACCAGTCCCTGCGCTATCTCGAGCCTGAACGCTATTATGAGCTGGTCAACAGCATCAACATGAAGCGCCGGGAACGGGAAGAATATATCCAGCAAGTGGTCAAGATCCTGGGGGAGAAATTAGCTGAAGGTGGGATTAAAGCCGACATCCAGGGGCGGCCGAAGCATTTTTACAGTATTTACAATAAAATGATGAAGCAGGGCAAGGAGTTAAGCGAGATATACGACCTTATTGCCGTGCGGGTGATTGTTGATAGTGTAAAGGATTGTTATGCCGTTCTGGGCCTGGTCCACGCCCTGTGGAAACCCATCCCCGGGCGCTTTAAGGACTACATTGCCATGCCCAAACCTAATATGTACCAGTCCCTGCATACAACCGTTATCGGGCCTAACGGGGACCCCTTTGAGATCCAGATCCGCACCTGGGAGATGCACCGCACGGCCGAATACGGCATTGCCGCCCACTGGCGCTATAAAGAAGACGGGGGTAACTCGGACCCGGATTTTGAGAAAAAACTGACCTGGCTGCGGCAGCTCCTGGACTGGCAGCGCGAGATGCGCGATCCCCGGGAGTTCATGGAATCCTTAAAGATCGATCTCTTTTCCGATCGCGTCTACGTCTTTACCCCCAAGGGGGATGTGGTGGAACTGCCGGCCGGTTCGGTACCCATAGACTTCGCCTACCGCGTGCATACCGATGTGGGCCACCGCTGTACCGGGGCCCGGGTTAACGGCCGCATTGTACCCCTGGATTATAAGTTAAAAACAGGGGATATTGTTGAAGTTTTAACCACCAAGGGCAGCCGCCCCAGCCGGGACTGGTTGCACATCGTCAAGACTTCCCAGGCCAAAAACCGCATCCGCCAGTGGTTTAGAAAGGAAGAGCGGGAGAAAAACCTGGCCAGGGGCCGGGAAATGCTGGAAAAAGAATGCCAGAAGCAGGGCTTAGATCCGGAAGAAATCTTAAAACCGGCTCTGCTCCAGGAAGCGGCCCGTAAATTCAATGTGGCCACCAACGAAGACCTGTATGTAATGGTGGGCGATGGGGTCATACCCCCATCCCAGGTACTCGGCCGGCTGAAGGGTGAAGAAGAAGTACCCCCTCCTGCGGAAGTTGCTAAAACAGCAGTTAAGCCCTGGAGCGGCTACGGTAAACCTTCCCATGGTATCCGAATTAAGGGATTGGATAACCTGGATATCCGCCTGGCCCACTGCTGCAATCCCCTGCCGGGGGATGCCATCCTTGGTTATATAACCCGGGGACGGGGTATCAGCGTCCACCGGATCGATTGTCCCAATATCAACCACCACCGGGAAACGGAAAAGGAGCGAATCATTGAGGTGGCCTGGGGGGATACCTCCGATGCCACCTACCAGGTGCATATTGAGGCCCTGGCCCTGGACCGGCCCAATCTGGCCATGGATATTATGGCCGCTGTGGCGGATACCAAAACCATTATTAACTCCGTCCACGCCCGGGCCACCAGAAATGACCAGGCTCTGGTAGACTTAAAGATTGAAATCAGGAGTCTAGAGCACCTGAACTACATTATGGATAAAATCCGCCGTATCCGCGATGTGATGGAGGTCAAAAGGGTAATTCCCGGTTAA
- the recJ gene encoding single-stranded-DNA-specific exonuclease RecJ encodes MRWAMPPVNLPERLALARELHISPVTAQILLNRGITTAAAARTFFQPDPANLIPPEKIPGLPAARERLVQAIVNGEKIMVHGDYDVDGLAATAIMLETLARLGVEAEVYLPDRLTEGYGLKKKGLIKALELNCQLVITVDCGITSLEEAIFAREQGLDLIITDHHRPGTGLPQAKAVVNPLLAPGLPPLCGAGVAFKLAQSLATHFGLVPQKGVAAGWALDLVALATIADAVPLLGENRLLVQLGLKALAGGARPGLKALGEVAGLPAREWTSREVAFGLVPRLNACGRLGSAMPALEILLTTSPQRALELAQHLQKENQARRHLEESIAAEAEAMAVTALAAGAKGLVLAAEGWHPGVTGIIAARLVEKYNCPVVLITVMGDRGRGSGRSLPGINLHEILARCRSYLLSFGGHAQAAGLEIATKEIPAFRAAFNEVVKSLMAEVQPAPEISPEAEVLFNQLDWDLLAELEGLAPFGEGNPRPLLVYSNARLKAARQVGSNGAHLKLTLAGEGRQLEAIGFNLQLPPELSPGDLLDLAFYLERDNYQGREELQLSLAALRPAGRVPVLPVINKDLVAATGAAGASSIWCRQLQRALSNNRPIAGLLFATSLAIRQSYYGLKRCFKNPVFLRPLGPWLGQAGLSRILTREGTLITCHPFWAAEAEAGEGSFLVSALVTGEQAAGHLLRPVGGPATWQVFPELLPLLTELLARGQNVLIYERDAAQTLQLGARLQRELPGVRLAVDTYLDARHLWLVRETALSGRLPLLVASREMPAWFYPADAVIFNYPPGSQEEIELALPLAEQVPEVYISLREGDRQPENLRRELAVFYRQLQKGTNNGSRLYIINNKGYHQRWYLAIFEELGLIRVESRGRELAIHLQEVAARCNLMASRRYRQLLAETEMARQFYRQIAGGR; translated from the coding sequence ATGCGGTGGGCCATGCCTCCAGTAAACTTGCCGGAGAGACTCGCCCTGGCCCGGGAGTTACATATCTCACCTGTAACGGCGCAAATTCTCCTCAACCGGGGCATTACTACGGCGGCAGCGGCCAGGACTTTTTTCCAGCCGGATCCGGCCAATCTTATCCCGCCGGAAAAAATTCCCGGCCTGCCGGCGGCCCGGGAGCGCCTGGTCCAGGCTATAGTAAACGGGGAAAAAATCATGGTCCATGGTGACTATGATGTCGACGGCCTGGCGGCCACGGCCATTATGCTGGAAACCCTGGCGCGCCTGGGGGTTGAGGCGGAAGTTTACCTGCCCGACCGTCTAACGGAGGGTTACGGTTTAAAAAAGAAGGGTCTCATTAAAGCCCTGGAGTTAAATTGTCAGCTGGTCATAACGGTAGACTGCGGCATTACTTCCCTGGAGGAGGCCATCTTCGCCCGTGAACAGGGGCTGGACCTGATTATTACCGACCACCACCGACCCGGGACAGGCCTGCCCCAGGCTAAGGCTGTCGTCAACCCCCTGCTGGCACCGGGCCTGCCCCCCCTCTGCGGGGCCGGGGTGGCCTTTAAACTGGCTCAGTCCCTGGCGACCCATTTTGGTCTGGTACCCCAGAAAGGTGTGGCCGCTGGCTGGGCTCTTGACCTGGTAGCCCTGGCAACTATCGCTGACGCCGTACCCCTCCTGGGAGAAAACCGCCTCCTGGTCCAGCTGGGTTTAAAGGCCCTGGCCGGAGGCGCGCGGCCCGGCCTGAAGGCTCTGGGAGAGGTGGCAGGCCTGCCAGCCAGGGAGTGGACGTCCCGGGAGGTGGCCTTTGGCCTTGTTCCCCGCTTGAATGCCTGCGGCCGCCTGGGAAGTGCGATGCCAGCCCTGGAAATTTTACTAACTACTTCTCCCCAGCGAGCTCTGGAACTGGCCCAGCACCTGCAGAAGGAAAACCAGGCCCGGAGACACCTGGAGGAGAGCATTGCCGCCGAGGCCGAAGCCATGGCCGTGACGGCTTTAGCTGCAGGAGCAAAAGGCCTGGTCCTGGCGGCCGAGGGCTGGCACCCGGGAGTAACCGGCATTATTGCCGCCCGCCTGGTGGAAAAATATAACTGCCCGGTTGTTTTAATTACTGTGATGGGCGATAGGGGCCGAGGTTCGGGCCGTAGCCTTCCGGGTATCAATCTCCATGAAATCTTAGCCAGGTGCCGTTCCTACCTCCTGTCCTTTGGCGGCCATGCCCAGGCAGCAGGGCTGGAGATCGCTACTAAAGAAATTCCGGCCTTCCGGGCCGCCTTTAATGAAGTAGTAAAGTCACTCATGGCTGAGGTTCAACCTGCTCCGGAAATATCACCTGAGGCGGAAGTCCTTTTCAACCAGCTGGACTGGGATTTACTGGCGGAGCTGGAGGGCCTGGCTCCCTTTGGCGAAGGCAATCCCCGCCCCCTCCTGGTCTACAGTAACGCCCGGTTAAAGGCGGCCCGCCAGGTTGGTAGCAATGGTGCTCATTTAAAATTGACGCTAGCCGGGGAAGGCAGGCAACTGGAGGCCATTGGCTTTAACCTGCAATTACCGCCGGAACTGTCTCCCGGAGACCTGTTGGACCTGGCCTTTTATCTGGAACGGGACAACTACCAGGGAAGGGAGGAGCTGCAGCTCTCCCTGGCAGCCCTCCGGCCGGCCGGCCGGGTACCGGTACTGCCGGTTATAAACAAGGATCTGGTGGCGGCAACCGGCGCGGCAGGTGCCAGTTCAATCTGGTGCCGACAACTGCAAAGAGCCTTAAGTAACAACCGCCCGATCGCGGGTCTGTTATTCGCCACCAGTCTTGCCATCCGCCAGAGCTATTACGGTTTAAAGCGCTGTTTCAAGAATCCAGTATTTTTACGCCCCCTGGGCCCCTGGCTGGGACAGGCGGGTTTAAGCAGGATTTTAACCCGGGAAGGGACGCTCATCACCTGTCACCCCTTCTGGGCAGCAGAAGCAGAGGCCGGGGAAGGTTCTTTCCTCGTATCTGCCCTGGTCACCGGGGAACAGGCGGCAGGGCACCTGTTACGTCCTGTTGGCGGCCCGGCAACGTGGCAGGTATTCCCGGAACTGTTGCCCCTCTTAACAGAACTGCTGGCCAGGGGACAAAACGTTCTCATATATGAAAGGGACGCTGCGCAGACGTTACAGCTGGGTGCCCGGTTGCAGCGGGAGCTGCCCGGGGTGCGGCTGGCCGTAGATACTTATCTTGATGCCCGGCACCTCTGGCTGGTTCGGGAAACGGCTTTGAGCGGCCGCCTGCCGTTGCTGGTAGCCAGCCGGGAGATGCCGGCATGGTTTTACCCCGCCGATGCCGTAATCTTTAATTACCCTCCCGGCAGCCAGGAGGAAATAGAGCTGGCCCTGCCGTTGGCTGAACAGGTACCGGAAGTATATATCAGCCTCCGGGAAGGCGACAGGCAGCCGGAAAACCTGCGCCGGGAACTGGCGGTATTTTACCGCCAGCTGCAAAAAGGGACTAACAACGGCAGCAGACTTTACATAATTAATAATAAAGGTTATCATCAACGATGGTACCTGGCGATTTTTGAAGAACTTGGGCTCATCCGGGTCGAAAGCCGGGGGCGGGAGCTGGCCATCCATCTCCAGGAGGTAGCTGCCAGGTGCAATTTAATGGCTTCCCGGCGTTACCGCCAGCTTTTGGCTGAAACAGAAATGGCCCGGCAATTTTACCGGCAAATTGCAGGCGGGAGGTGA
- a CDS encoding LapA family protein: MQIYSLLSIFFALLVAIFAVQNAGPVEIKFLAWQFSNISLVLVILGSAAFGALVVFLLGAVRQVRQAREIRELKSQLKRLQETISSLEQAAAGSGTGEGRQERTRQA, encoded by the coding sequence GTGCAGATTTATTCCCTTCTCTCCATTTTTTTTGCCTTGCTGGTGGCTATCTTTGCCGTCCAGAATGCAGGTCCGGTAGAAATTAAATTTTTGGCCTGGCAATTTAGCAATATTTCCCTGGTCCTGGTTATCCTGGGGTCGGCAGCCTTTGGTGCCCTGGTGGTATTTTTGCTGGGCGCTGTCAGGCAGGTACGCCAGGCACGGGAAATAAGAGAATTAAAAAGCCAACTTAAAAGACTGCAGGAAACCATATCCAGCCTCGAGCAAGCAGCAGCGGGATCGGGAACAGGGGAAGGCCGGCAGGAAAGGACGAGGCAAGCTTGA
- a CDS encoding cation diffusion facilitator family transporter — protein sequence MDLRTRAARVSIFSNFILVLSKLGIGYWMHSVSVMSEAIHSGLDLVAAAIAYFSVREASKPADAEHRYGHGKIENIAGTIEALLIFLAALWIIYEAIKRLISGGHAVNQPLTGVLVMGGAGLINYLVSRYLFQVAKATESIALEADAWHLRTDVYTSAGVMLGLVALYFTGFYWVDPLVALVVAAMIIRAAYHLTREAMLPLMDVSLPAEEEEVIKEIIARHAHEYVEFHKLRTRKAGRDRQVDLHLVVPRYKHIDYVHDLCEHIGDEIKAALPYTEVLIHAEPCTSPVDCPVCAACPEKENVPQRRID from the coding sequence ATGGATTTACGGACCAGAGCTGCCAGGGTATCCATTTTTTCCAATTTTATCCTGGTACTGAGCAAACTAGGGATCGGTTACTGGATGCATTCGGTCAGCGTCATGTCGGAAGCCATCCACTCCGGCCTGGACCTGGTGGCAGCGGCAATAGCCTATTTTTCCGTCCGGGAAGCCAGTAAGCCGGCTGATGCCGAGCACCGCTACGGCCATGGTAAAATTGAAAATATTGCGGGTACCATTGAAGCCCTGCTGATTTTCCTGGCAGCCCTCTGGATTATCTATGAAGCCATAAAAAGGCTTATTAGCGGCGGTCATGCTGTAAACCAACCCCTGACCGGCGTTCTCGTCATGGGCGGGGCCGGCCTCATCAACTACCTGGTTTCCCGCTATCTCTTCCAGGTGGCAAAGGCTACGGAGTCCATCGCCCTGGAGGCCGATGCCTGGCACCTGCGCACCGATGTTTATACTTCCGCTGGCGTGATGCTGGGCCTGGTAGCTCTTTATTTTACCGGTTTCTACTGGGTGGACCCCCTGGTGGCCCTGGTGGTGGCTGCCATGATCATTAGGGCAGCCTATCATTTAACCAGGGAAGCCATGTTGCCCCTGATGGATGTCAGCCTGCCGGCTGAAGAAGAAGAGGTAATTAAAGAAATTATCGCTCGCCATGCCCATGAATATGTTGAATTCCATAAATTACGCACCCGCAAGGCTGGCCGGGACCGCCAGGTAGACCTGCACCTGGTGGTGCCGCGTTACAAGCATATCGATTACGTCCATGACCTCTGCGAGCATATTGGCGATGAGATAAAAGCGGCCCTGCCTTATACCGAGGTTTTAATTCATGCTGAACCCTGTACTTCACCGGTTGATTGCCCGGTGTGCGCCGCCTGCCCGGAGAAGGAAAACGTTCCTCAAAGGCGAATTGATTAG
- a CDS encoding glycine betaine ABC transporter substrate-binding protein: protein MRQKCKRVWKLIALVTGIAMLLLVAAGCGGTRANGVVVVGSKDFTENILLGEMMAQLIEAHTDLKVERKLNLGGTLVNFNALKKGDLDLYADYTGTGLVAILKREVINDPQKAYDTVQKAYNEQFKLKWLQPFGFNNTYTLAVPEEVAEQYNLQKISDLKSVASEMVLGAEQEFFNRPDGYDGLIATYGLNFKSTKQMETGLKYEAVRNKMVDVIDAFATDGQLITYKLKILEDDKQFFPPYFAAPLVRMDTLEKYPQLEEILNKLAGQLNDDEMRQLNYQVDEEKKEVAQVARDFLLKKGLID from the coding sequence TTGCGTCAGAAATGCAAACGAGTGTGGAAGCTGATCGCGCTAGTTACAGGCATTGCTATGTTGCTTTTGGTGGCAGCTGGATGCGGTGGAACAAGGGCTAACGGCGTGGTGGTTGTAGGTTCCAAAGACTTTACCGAAAACATTCTCCTTGGCGAGATGATGGCCCAGCTCATTGAGGCCCATACGGACCTGAAGGTTGAACGCAAATTAAACCTTGGCGGCACTCTGGTTAACTTTAACGCCCTTAAAAAAGGTGACTTAGACCTTTACGCTGACTACACCGGTACCGGCCTGGTGGCAATCTTGAAAAGGGAGGTTATTAATGACCCCCAGAAGGCCTACGATACCGTCCAAAAGGCGTATAACGAGCAGTTCAAGCTGAAATGGCTGCAACCCTTTGGCTTTAATAACACCTACACCCTGGCGGTACCGGAGGAGGTTGCGGAGCAGTATAACTTACAAAAAATTTCCGACCTGAAAAGCGTGGCCAGTGAGATGGTACTTGGGGCCGAGCAGGAATTTTTTAACCGCCCGGACGGCTATGACGGCTTAATTGCCACTTACGGGCTAAATTTCAAAAGCACCAAGCAGATGGAAACCGGCCTAAAATACGAAGCCGTTCGCAACAAAATGGTAGATGTGATCGACGCCTTCGCCACCGACGGCCAATTGATTACCTATAAGCTAAAGATCCTGGAAGATGATAAACAGTTCTTCCCGCCTTACTTTGCTGCACCGTTGGTACGTATGGATACCCTTGAGAAGTATCCGCAACTGGAAGAAATCCTGAACAAGCTGGCAGGCCAGCTCAATGATGATGAAATGCGTCAGCTGAATTATCAGGTAGACGAGGAAAAAAAGGAAGTGGCCCAGGTGGCAAGAGATTTCCTGCTGAAAAAAGGCCTGATCGATTAA
- a CDS encoding ABC transporter permease: MDRVLALSWQHLSLSVIGVALAAAGGIPLGILLTRYRWLAKPVMAATEVIQTIPSLAMLALLMMLFGLGDTTLVVSLFLYSLLPIVRNTYTGLLGVEPGLLEAGKGMGMTRSQLIWRVQVPIALPVILAGLRVALVTAIGIATIGVLIGAGGLGTLIWRGIQTRNNTMVLMGAVPAALLAILTDAGLALLEQALVPRGLKKKAVSAL, encoded by the coding sequence ATGGATAGGGTGCTGGCTCTGAGTTGGCAACACCTCAGCCTATCGGTAATAGGAGTAGCGCTGGCCGCGGCGGGCGGCATTCCGCTGGGAATACTGTTGACCCGGTACCGGTGGTTAGCCAAGCCTGTAATGGCAGCCACTGAAGTGATCCAAACTATTCCCAGCTTGGCCATGTTAGCTCTGTTGATGATGCTGTTCGGACTGGGGGATACTACCCTCGTTGTATCGTTGTTCCTTTATTCCCTGCTGCCTATTGTCCGCAATACCTATACCGGGCTATTAGGGGTAGAACCCGGCCTGCTGGAGGCAGGTAAAGGCATGGGGATGACCAGGAGCCAACTAATATGGCGGGTGCAGGTGCCAATTGCCCTGCCGGTGATCCTGGCCGGCTTGCGTGTAGCTCTTGTCACGGCCATTGGCATTGCGACCATCGGCGTACTCATTGGGGCAGGTGGACTGGGGACGCTAATCTGGCGCGGCATTCAAACGAGGAACAACACCATGGTACTGATGGGGGCCGTACCTGCGGCGCTGCTGGCTATTTTGACCGACGCCGGACTGGCCCTGCTTGAACAAGCATTGGTCCCGCGGGGGCTCAAAAAGAAGGCTGTCTCAGCATTATAA
- a CDS encoding ABC transporter permease: protein MKQVLSWTEFLAARGSSILSATGEHLLLSLGAVLLGTLIAVPLGILLARHERVASVVLGISGTIQTIPSLAFFGFVLPFLGIGVVPAMTVLFLYSILPILRNTYTGIREVSPAYLEAGVGMGMNRRQLLTWIQFPLAFPVIMSGIRVSTVYIISWATLSALIGAGGLGDPILAGIHTYDAKLIIAGALPAAMLALLASWLLGLVERAVTPRGLQQR, encoded by the coding sequence ATGAAGCAAGTGCTTAGCTGGACGGAGTTTCTGGCTGCCAGAGGTTCAAGTATCCTATCTGCTACCGGGGAACACCTGCTGCTTTCGCTAGGTGCGGTGTTGCTGGGAACCCTTATCGCCGTGCCGTTGGGTATTCTACTCGCCCGCCATGAGCGAGTAGCGTCGGTGGTGCTCGGTATTTCTGGTACTATTCAAACCATTCCCAGCCTGGCGTTTTTTGGATTTGTTCTGCCTTTTCTAGGTATTGGTGTAGTTCCGGCCATGACTGTATTGTTCCTTTACTCGATTCTCCCTATCCTACGCAACACCTATACCGGCATTCGCGAAGTAAGCCCTGCCTACCTGGAAGCTGGCGTAGGTATGGGAATGAACCGACGGCAGCTTTTAACCTGGATACAGTTCCCCTTGGCCTTCCCGGTTATTATGTCTGGCATCCGTGTTTCGACTGTCTATATTATCAGCTGGGCTACCCTTTCGGCCTTAATTGGCGCCGGTGGATTGGGCGATCCAATTCTTGCTGGCATCCACACCTATGATGCCAAGCTCATCATAGCCGGTGCGTTACCCGCTGCCATGTTGGCCCTACTGGCCAGCTGGTTACTAGGGCTTGTGGAGCGGGCGGTAACCCCACGGGGGCTGCAGCAGCGATAA
- a CDS encoding betaine/proline/choline family ABC transporter ATP-binding protein (Members of the family are the ATP-binding subunit of ABC transporters for substrates such as betaine, L-proline or other amino acids, choline, carnitine, etc. The substrate specificity is best determined from the substrate-binding subunit, rather than this subunit, as it interacts with the permease subunit and not with substrate directly.) produces the protein MLTFEHVSKVYDGNRIAVADFNLDVKAGEFIVLIGPSGCGKTTTLKMVNRLIEPTAGAIYLNGKDIREQNPVALRRQVGYVIQQIALFPNMTIAQNVDVVPRLLGWPAERRRQRVRELLELVGMDPDEYSDRYPSELSGGQQQRIGVLRALAAEPPLILMDEPFGALDPITRENLQEELKALQAKLRKTILFVTHDMDEALKLADRIVVMKDGHIVQVAAPEELLRHPANEFVASFIGKDRLAPGLELRTVEQVMIGEPVTVRPHTGVAEGVATMRRKKVDTLLVTDESGRLLGAVSIEELNRNYQRAHQVQDLMARDVPVVFEGTPAREAFDLIIQEKLEYLPVMDREGRLKGLVTRTSIVNALASVVWGDEASA, from the coding sequence ATGCTTACCTTCGAACACGTCTCAAAAGTATATGACGGTAACCGAATAGCCGTAGCCGATTTTAACCTGGACGTCAAAGCAGGAGAATTTATTGTGTTAATCGGCCCCAGCGGTTGTGGCAAGACCACCACCTTAAAAATGGTTAACCGCCTTATCGAACCCACCGCCGGGGCTATCTACCTTAACGGCAAGGACATCCGGGAACAAAATCCCGTAGCGTTACGGCGGCAGGTTGGCTACGTTATCCAGCAGATCGCCCTGTTTCCCAACATGACTATTGCTCAAAACGTAGATGTGGTACCCCGTCTACTGGGATGGCCGGCAGAACGCCGTCGCCAGCGCGTCCGCGAATTACTGGAACTGGTGGGGATGGATCCTGATGAATACTCTGACCGTTACCCTTCAGAGCTAAGCGGGGGGCAGCAACAGCGTATCGGGGTGTTGCGTGCCCTGGCGGCAGAACCGCCGCTCATCCTTATGGATGAGCCCTTTGGTGCCCTTGACCCCATTACACGGGAAAACCTGCAGGAGGAATTGAAGGCCTTGCAGGCCAAGCTGCGCAAGACCATTCTCTTTGTTACCCACGATATGGACGAAGCCCTGAAGCTTGCTGATCGGATTGTGGTAATGAAAGACGGCCACATTGTTCAAGTCGCTGCGCCTGAAGAACTGTTGCGGCACCCAGCCAACGAGTTCGTAGCGTCGTTCATCGGCAAAGATCGGCTGGCCCCCGGACTGGAATTGCGCACCGTAGAACAGGTTATGATTGGTGAACCGGTGACGGTGCGGCCTCATACGGGTGTTGCCGAAGGAGTTGCTACCATGCGTCGTAAAAAGGTAGATACGCTGCTGGTTACCGATGAATCTGGCCGGCTGTTAGGCGCCGTATCTATCGAGGAATTGAATCGCAACTACCAGCGGGCTCACCAGGTGCAGGACTTAATGGCGCGTGATGTTCCTGTAGTGTTTGAGGGAACCCCAGCACGGGAAGCTTTTGATCTGATCATCCAGGAGAAGTTGGAATATCTGCCGGTAATGGACAGGGAAGGCCGCTTGAAGGGACTGGTCACCAGGACCAGTATAGTCAATGCCCTGGCTTCCGTGGTATGGGGAGATGAAGCAAGTGCTTAG
- a CDS encoding TrkA C-terminal domain-containing protein has translation MDYTSNEDLARYEQIALMIASEILRGTYKEGERVSGRTSLAGQYGVSPETVRKALALLQARQVVEVVPGSGVIILSRQAARDFIDDFHEHNSLEVLERRLETLIRQRNKLNTEIDKLVKEIVHFKTGMLKNMQNAEEVLVSPGSPLVGKSVQEAQLRTLTGVTVTAVRRRGRWYASPGTELRLNAGDLLLVVGSQNAVDRLRQLAEVKPAPHDS, from the coding sequence ATGGACTATACAAGCAACGAAGATCTGGCCCGTTATGAACAAATTGCGCTAATGATTGCCAGCGAAATTCTCCGGGGAACTTACAAGGAAGGTGAAAGAGTATCGGGCCGGACTAGTTTAGCCGGGCAGTACGGGGTTTCGCCAGAAACAGTAAGAAAAGCCCTGGCGCTCCTGCAGGCACGACAGGTGGTTGAAGTAGTTCCGGGGAGTGGGGTAATTATCCTTTCCCGTCAGGCTGCCCGGGACTTTATAGATGATTTTCACGAACACAACTCCCTTGAGGTCTTGGAGCGCCGGCTGGAGACCCTTATAAGACAGCGTAATAAGCTAAACACAGAAATCGATAAACTGGTTAAAGAAATTGTGCACTTTAAAACCGGCATGCTAAAAAACATGCAGAATGCTGAAGAGGTCCTGGTTTCACCGGGTTCACCCCTTGTAGGAAAGAGTGTGCAAGAGGCCCAATTGAGGACACTTACGGGTGTTACCGTTACCGCTGTGCGGCGCCGGGGCCGCTGGTACGCCTCTCCGGGGACAGAGCTGCGCTTAAACGCAGGGGACTTGCTTCTTGTGGTAGGAAGCCAGAACGCGGTGGATCGGCTCCGTCAGCTGGCTGAAGTTAAACCAGCACCTCATGACAGTTAA